One window of Alkaliphilus metalliredigens QYMF genomic DNA carries:
- the kdd gene encoding L-erythro-3,5-diaminohexanoate dehydrogenase — protein MKKGCPFGTHRVIEPQGVLPQPANRIDNDMAIYDNEILIDVQTLNIDSASFTQIKEEAGGNIEKIKAIMKKIVETKGKHQNPVTGSGGMLIGRVEKIGPALEGKCPLKVGDKIATLVSLSLTPLKIDEIHEVRKDIDQVDIQGKAILFESGIYAVIPEDLPENLALSVLDVAGAPAQTAKLVKPGDTVMVIGGAGKSGMLCLYEAKKRAGITGKVICLTHSEKSIKRVQEAQLADEYIVADATNAVEVMEKVKRVTDGQMADIVINCVNVPNTEMASILAAKDDGLIYFFSMATNFTKAALGAEGVGRDTTMIMGNGYTKGHAEIALQIMRESEPLRKVYEELYA, from the coding sequence ATGAAAAAAGGATGTCCATTTGGAACACATCGTGTGATTGAGCCACAAGGAGTACTACCTCAACCGGCCAATCGAATTGACAATGATATGGCGATTTATGATAACGAAATTTTAATCGATGTACAAACATTAAACATTGATTCTGCCAGCTTTACTCAAATTAAAGAAGAGGCAGGAGGAAACATAGAAAAAATTAAGGCTATTATGAAGAAAATCGTAGAAACTAAGGGAAAGCATCAAAATCCTGTGACTGGTTCCGGCGGTATGCTTATTGGTCGAGTTGAAAAAATTGGACCTGCCCTAGAAGGGAAATGTCCATTAAAAGTTGGGGACAAAATTGCAACCCTGGTGTCTTTGTCCCTAACACCCTTAAAGATTGATGAAATTCATGAAGTGCGAAAAGACATAGATCAAGTAGATATACAAGGGAAGGCAATATTATTCGAAAGTGGAATTTATGCCGTTATCCCTGAGGATTTGCCTGAAAACCTAGCCCTTTCAGTATTAGATGTGGCAGGAGCCCCGGCTCAAACTGCTAAGCTTGTGAAACCGGGAGACACAGTGATGGTGATTGGTGGCGCAGGAAAATCAGGAATGCTCTGTCTATATGAGGCAAAAAAACGTGCGGGAATCACAGGAAAGGTGATTTGTTTAACCCACAGTGAAAAGTCCATTAAGAGAGTACAGGAGGCTCAATTGGCAGATGAATATATCGTAGCCGATGCCACCAATGCTGTGGAAGTGATGGAAAAAGTAAAAAGAGTCACCGACGGACAAATGGCTGATATCGTGATTAACTGCGTCAATGTACCTAATACGGAAATGGCTAGTATTTTAGCAGCCAAGGACGATGGATTAATCTACTTCTTTAGTATGGCAACGAATTTCACAAAGGCTGCCCTGGGGGCTGAAGGAGTAGGAAGAGATACAACGATGATTATGGGAAATGGCTATACAAAGGGACACGCAGAAATCGCACTTCAAATCATGAGAGAAAGCGAACCACTTAGAAAAGTCTACGAGGAATTGTACGCTTAA
- a CDS encoding RidA family protein has protein sequence MEGDIGIQSKQCFKNLFNVYLNQFSAPYPARTTIGVASLPLGAKVEIEMIAQKLKR, from the coding sequence ATTGAAGGTGATATAGGGATACAAAGTAAGCAGTGCTTTAAAAACTTATTTAATGTATATTTAAATCAATTTTCTGCGCCCTATCCGGCACGGACAACCATTGGGGTTGCGTCATTACCTCTTGGGGCAAAAGTCGAAATAGAGATGATTGCACAAAAATTAAAAAGATAA
- the kamB gene encoding lysine 5,6-aminomutase reactivase subunit KamB yields the protein MRLMNLIHHQYQTVSVVGMGKNAGKTVTLNRLIQEAAEQEIILGLTSTGRDGEKQDIVTMTEKPRIYVYKETIVATAQATFLASGAKLEILEVTDCETPMGPVIIARVKSEGLMELAGPETNHQIRDIAAKMCAYGAEIVIVDGAINRKTAASPGITQATILATGAVVSRNMQHVFLETAHQVDLFNMKGIQDENIKALAQKIFAEKGYAIIDAEGMLRMLDIPTALNSGRMIGGVLEEKSTYVLISGSLVYKTLEDIIAVTPYYKQVTFIIQDATKLFISAKEWILLKRRGIQIAVMDEIHTLAVTVNPYAPQGYHFQPEVFRDGIRAQLGGLPVVDLMLEDEIYD from the coding sequence ATGCGTTTAATGAATTTAATCCATCATCAATATCAAACTGTTTCTGTGGTAGGAATGGGAAAAAATGCCGGTAAAACCGTAACATTAAATCGTTTGATCCAAGAAGCAGCGGAGCAAGAGATCATACTGGGTTTAACTTCCACAGGACGGGATGGAGAAAAGCAGGACATTGTAACAATGACAGAAAAACCAAGAATTTATGTATATAAAGAGACCATAGTAGCCACAGCCCAGGCGACATTTCTTGCCAGCGGCGCAAAGCTAGAGATTTTAGAAGTAACCGATTGTGAAACGCCAATGGGGCCAGTCATCATTGCCAGGGTAAAATCTGAAGGCTTAATGGAATTGGCTGGGCCAGAAACGAATCATCAAATCCGGGATATTGCTGCTAAAATGTGTGCCTATGGTGCTGAAATTGTCATTGTCGATGGAGCCATTAACCGTAAAACCGCTGCCTCCCCTGGGATTACCCAGGCAACTATTTTAGCAACCGGAGCTGTGGTCAGCCGCAATATGCAACATGTGTTTCTAGAAACAGCACATCAGGTTGATTTGTTTAATATGAAGGGAATACAAGATGAAAATATAAAAGCGCTAGCCCAGAAGATTTTCGCCGAGAAAGGGTATGCCATTATAGACGCAGAGGGGATGCTGAGAATGTTGGATATCCCCACTGCCTTAAATAGTGGACGTATGATTGGTGGGGTCTTAGAGGAAAAGAGTACCTATGTTTTAATTAGTGGGAGTCTGGTGTATAAGACATTAGAGGATATCATTGCTGTGACTCCTTATTATAAGCAAGTGACATTTATCATACAGGATGCAACTAAGCTATTTATTTCTGCAAAGGAATGGATTTTATTAAAGCGTAGAGGAATTCAAATCGCCGTAATGGATGAAATACACACATTAGCCGTCACGGTAAACCCATATGCCCCTCAGGGATATCATTTTCAACCGGAGGTCTTTCGCGATGGAATTCGGGCACAATTGGGAGGTCTACCCGTGGTGGATCTCATGTTAGAGGATGAGATATATGATTAA
- a CDS encoding THUMP domain-containing class I SAM-dependent RNA methyltransferase: MGRKVELIATATFGLEAVVAREVKKLGYEDVEVENGRVTFTADESAICRTNLWLRTADRVLIKIGQFKATTFDELFEKTKALPWHEWIPKDGIFPVDGKSIKSQLASVPNCQSIVKKAVVEKLKSKYHTEWFEETKGTYRIEVGILKDVVTLTMDTTGAGLHKRGYRKLANQAPLKETLAAALIQLSFWNPDRVLIDPFCGSGTIPIEAALIGRNIAPGMNRTFVSEEWPSLSKELWREARKEAHDLADYERTLRIYGSDVDGDVLSLARYHVKEAMLEGDIHLQKLDVKELRSRFDYGCTLSNPPYGERLGEREEVEALYEVMGDTFGQMETWSHYILTAHDKFETHFGKKADRRRKLYNGRIECQYYQYQGPRPPRD; the protein is encoded by the coding sequence ATGGGAAGAAAAGTAGAATTAATTGCAACGGCTACCTTTGGTTTAGAGGCAGTGGTAGCAAGAGAGGTAAAGAAATTAGGGTATGAAGATGTAGAGGTGGAAAATGGAAGGGTTACTTTTACAGCAGATGAATCTGCTATTTGTCGGACGAATTTATGGCTTCGGACTGCGGATCGTGTTTTAATTAAAATAGGACAGTTCAAGGCCACAACCTTCGATGAGCTTTTTGAAAAGACAAAGGCCCTACCATGGCATGAGTGGATTCCTAAGGATGGCATTTTTCCAGTAGATGGAAAGTCTATTAAGTCTCAACTTGCCAGTGTACCCAATTGTCAATCTATTGTTAAAAAGGCAGTGGTGGAGAAACTAAAGTCAAAATATCATACAGAATGGTTTGAAGAAACCAAGGGAACCTATCGAATTGAAGTAGGGATATTAAAGGATGTTGTTACATTAACAATGGATACCACTGGAGCGGGACTACATAAAAGAGGATATCGGAAGCTAGCCAACCAAGCACCATTAAAAGAAACCCTGGCTGCGGCATTAATTCAACTGAGTTTTTGGAATCCTGATCGGGTTCTAATTGATCCTTTTTGTGGATCTGGAACGATTCCTATTGAAGCAGCTTTAATCGGAAGAAACATAGCTCCAGGAATGAATCGAACCTTCGTTTCGGAGGAATGGCCATCATTATCTAAGGAACTTTGGCGAGAGGCACGGAAGGAAGCCCACGACCTAGCGGACTATGAACGAACCTTAAGGATTTATGGATCCGATGTTGATGGGGATGTGTTAAGCTTGGCTAGATATCATGTAAAAGAGGCTATGCTAGAGGGGGATATTCATCTACAAAAATTGGATGTAAAAGAGTTGAGATCCCGTTTTGACTATGGATGCACCCTATCCAATCCTCCCTATGGTGAACGGTTAGGGGAGCGAGAAGAAGTGGAAGCCTTATATGAGGTAATGGGAGACACCTTTGGACAAATGGAAACATGGTCCCATTATATATTGACGGCACACGATAAATTTGAAACGCATTTTGGCAAAAAAGCAGACCGACGAAGAAAGCTATATAATGGTAGGATAGAGTGTCAATACTACCAATATCAAGGACCAAGACCTCCTAGAGATTAG
- the kamA gene encoding lysine 2,3-aminomutase, producing MRHYKEIELWKDVTEEQWNDWEWQVKNRIATVEDLKKVIDLTSQEEEAIEECLQTLRMGITPYYASLMDKEDSNCPVRMQAVPIMSELSMGSADMDDPLHEDVDSPVPGLTHRYPDRVLLLITDMCSMYCRHCTRRRFAGQQDSGMPLDRIDAAIDYIAKTPQIRDVLLSGGDCLLASDERLEYIISKLRAIEHVEIIRLGSRVPVVMPQRITPSLVNMLKKYHPIWLNTHFNHSKEITKESKEAIELLANAGIPLGNQSVLLKGVNDCVHIMRDLVHDMVKMRVRPYYIYQCDLSRGIEHFRTPVAKGIEIIEGLRGHTSGYAVPTFVVDAPGGGGKIPVMPNYVLSQSNNKVVLRNYEGVITTYTEPESNESACTCDICTGKKEHKLQGVAGLLQGNLISMEPAQLERHDRE from the coding sequence ATGCGTCATTATAAAGAGATTGAATTATGGAAGGATGTTACGGAAGAACAGTGGAATGATTGGGAATGGCAGGTTAAAAATCGGATTGCAACGGTAGAAGATTTAAAAAAGGTAATTGATTTGACCAGCCAGGAAGAGGAAGCAATTGAAGAGTGTCTACAAACCCTTAGAATGGGCATTACACCTTACTATGCATCTTTAATGGATAAGGAGGATTCAAACTGTCCGGTACGTATGCAGGCAGTGCCTATTATGAGTGAGCTCTCCATGGGAAGTGCTGATATGGATGATCCATTGCACGAGGATGTGGACTCGCCAGTACCAGGACTGACCCATCGTTATCCTGATCGTGTTTTACTACTGATTACAGATATGTGTTCTATGTACTGCAGACACTGCACCCGAAGAAGATTCGCCGGGCAACAGGACAGTGGAATGCCTTTAGACCGTATTGATGCAGCCATTGATTATATTGCTAAAACCCCTCAAATTCGAGATGTATTATTATCTGGAGGAGATTGTTTATTAGCATCTGATGAACGATTAGAATATATTATTAGTAAGCTACGAGCAATTGAACATGTTGAGATCATTCGATTAGGGTCACGGGTTCCAGTGGTGATGCCACAACGGATCACACCTAGTCTTGTGAATATGTTGAAAAAATATCACCCAATTTGGTTAAATACGCATTTTAATCATTCAAAGGAAATCACAAAGGAATCGAAAGAGGCCATAGAGCTCTTAGCCAACGCAGGGATTCCCCTTGGGAATCAATCGGTTTTATTAAAAGGGGTTAATGACTGTGTCCACATCATGAGGGATTTAGTTCATGACATGGTGAAGATGCGGGTGAGACCTTATTACATTTATCAATGTGATTTATCTCGAGGAATTGAACACTTTAGGACACCTGTAGCTAAAGGAATTGAAATTATAGAAGGGTTGAGGGGCCATACTTCAGGTTATGCAGTACCCACATTTGTGGTCGATGCCCCAGGTGGAGGCGGTAAGATTCCTGTGATGCCTAATTATGTGTTATCTCAATCTAATAACAAGGTTGTCCTACGAAATTATGAAGGTGTAATCACAACATATACTGAGCCAGAGAGTAATGAGTCTGCCTGTACCTGTGATATTTGTACGGGTAAAAAAGAACATAAACTTCAAGGGGTGGCGGGATTATTGCAAGGAAATCTAATTTCTATGGAGCCAGCCCAACTAGAGAGACATGATCGAGAGTAA
- the kamC gene encoding lysine 5,6-aminomutase reactivase ATPase KamC: MINEWVSEKAAKGIKLQEMIQRLSVETPYGKTMRKQLKVFQMGEEDELKKHFDHLESLIKELDINKDAQWIMRRQLKEFKDIRGSAARIRREEVLNEVEIFEIKRQVKTMEVLRKYLEENTLLYLPIFYLRSLKDLWELLDPEKSGLDTFYLYACYSKRLKEIRDEKQRLEEQIRQENRKRNVQVHETTGIKLSSNGEIFIAKGEEDKIQRASLCPLLILSSESFRSISFKVKPSNEVKEYIEALERMKVQEEEEEFLVRQELTSGIGKHIEALDNNIQSIGTLDLMLAKARLAWEVNGVRPHIVETPSIRFKKGRYIPVEENVKRRGESYTPIDIDIASGVTVITGANMGGKTVALKTVTLLVAMTQLGLYIPAEEATLSLVPFLYFSTGDEQSEEEGLSTFGGEIYHLQQVLERAQEGGLILMDELARGTNPIEGYGISKGVIDYLKKLPTITVVTTHFDGLGDIEGIKHLQVVGLKNVTIEDLKEELQQTDQHRAILEKYMDYRLEEVQKNVDVPKDALFIAKVMGLREDIIEGAREAIMNRIRHG, from the coding sequence ATGATTAATGAATGGGTGTCAGAAAAAGCCGCTAAAGGGATTAAACTACAAGAAATGATCCAACGACTGTCGGTTGAAACACCCTATGGTAAAACCATGAGAAAGCAATTAAAGGTCTTTCAAATGGGGGAAGAAGATGAACTGAAAAAGCATTTTGATCATCTGGAGAGTCTTATAAAAGAGCTAGATATCAATAAAGATGCACAATGGATAATGAGAAGACAGCTTAAGGAGTTTAAGGATATCAGGGGATCTGCTGCTCGAATCAGAAGAGAAGAAGTGCTCAATGAAGTAGAGATTTTTGAAATCAAGCGACAAGTAAAAACCATGGAAGTATTGAGAAAATATTTAGAGGAAAATACATTATTGTATCTGCCTATTTTTTACTTAAGATCTTTGAAGGACCTATGGGAGTTACTGGATCCTGAGAAAAGTGGACTGGACACATTTTATTTGTATGCCTGCTATTCCAAAAGACTCAAAGAAATACGAGATGAAAAGCAACGGCTGGAAGAACAAATCAGACAGGAAAATCGAAAACGTAATGTCCAAGTACATGAAACGACAGGAATCAAACTAAGCAGCAATGGAGAAATCTTTATTGCAAAGGGAGAAGAAGATAAAATTCAAAGGGCATCCCTGTGTCCCCTGCTTATTTTATCAAGTGAAAGCTTTCGAAGCATTAGCTTTAAAGTGAAGCCTTCTAATGAAGTGAAAGAATACATTGAAGCACTAGAACGGATGAAAGTACAAGAGGAAGAAGAAGAATTTCTCGTTCGACAAGAGCTCACCAGTGGAATTGGGAAGCATATTGAAGCCTTAGATAATAATATACAATCCATTGGAACATTAGATTTAATGCTAGCCAAGGCTAGACTAGCATGGGAAGTGAATGGAGTTCGTCCCCACATTGTAGAGACACCATCAATTAGGTTTAAGAAGGGTCGATATATTCCTGTGGAAGAAAATGTAAAGCGTCGAGGAGAAAGCTATACCCCTATTGATATAGACATAGCTTCTGGAGTGACAGTCATCACGGGAGCTAACATGGGGGGCAAAACTGTGGCATTAAAAACAGTGACTCTGTTAGTAGCCATGACCCAGCTAGGTCTTTATATACCAGCGGAAGAAGCAACCCTTTCTTTAGTTCCTTTCCTTTACTTTTCAACTGGAGATGAACAATCGGAAGAAGAAGGACTTTCAACCTTTGGGGGAGAGATCTATCATCTCCAACAGGTATTAGAACGTGCTCAAGAGGGCGGTTTAATATTAATGGATGAGCTGGCCAGGGGAACCAATCCAATAGAAGGCTATGGGATTTCCAAGGGGGTCATTGACTACTTAAAGAAGCTACCAACCATTACCGTCGTTACAACTCATTTTGATGGATTAGGTGATATAGAGGGCATCAAACATCTCCAAGTAGTAGGGTTGAAGAATGTGACAATAGAGGATTTAAAGGAAGAGCTACAACAAACTGATCAGCATCGAGCTATTTTAGAGAAATACATGGACTATCGTTTAGAAGAAGTACAAAAAAATGTAGATGTGCCCAAGGATGCCCTGTTTATTGCTAAGGTAATGGGATTGAGAGAAGACATTATTGAGGGTGCACGTGAAGCCATCATGAATCGGATTAGGCATGGATGA
- a CDS encoding sigma-54 interaction domain-containing protein, with product MNKIFTPQNLLSILDYVKEGVQIIDHRGTIVYCNPATAQLDNVSRVEAEGRSILEIYPSLTEETSTLLQVIETGEPIFDVQQTFVNYLGHKIITTNSSIPLKEKGKVIGALEISQDITQVKALSEKLVDLQRKLYRGEKHESDESKGTAKYTFVDIIGRSREIQRLKTRALKAANTPSSIMIYGSTGTGKELIVQSIHNASDRRNQPFIAQNCAAIPATLLESILFGTVKGSFTDAEDRSGLFELANGGTLFLDEINSMPIELQAKLLRVLEEHSIRRVGDIRTRPVDVRIIAAMNMDPLQAVDQHHLRSDLFYRLSVVSLRVPDLRERKEDIPYLVAFFIKKFNKRLQKKVQGISKEVIEIFNAHQWPGNVRELEHIIEGAMNILEDDLIHEEDLPYYIQDRMRLRGIQEGMEDHLSLRERLQSVEKQLIEKALGDTNKNVSKAAKQLAIPRQTLQYKMEKFKIK from the coding sequence ATGAATAAAATCTTTACTCCTCAGAACCTATTATCTATTTTAGATTATGTAAAGGAAGGGGTTCAAATCATCGATCATAGAGGGACTATCGTCTACTGCAATCCGGCAACGGCGCAACTTGATAATGTGAGTCGCGTGGAAGCCGAGGGGCGAAGTATCCTGGAAATCTATCCTTCCTTAACAGAGGAAACAAGTACGTTACTTCAGGTCATTGAGACCGGTGAGCCTATCTTTGATGTACAACAAACCTTCGTCAACTATTTAGGGCATAAGATTATAACCACTAATTCATCAATTCCCCTTAAGGAAAAAGGAAAAGTAATCGGAGCCTTAGAAATTTCACAGGATATTACTCAGGTAAAGGCCCTCTCAGAAAAACTAGTGGATTTGCAAAGAAAGCTTTATCGAGGAGAAAAGCATGAAAGTGATGAGAGCAAAGGAACAGCTAAGTATACCTTTGTAGACATCATTGGACGAAGTCGAGAGATTCAAAGATTGAAGACCAGGGCATTGAAGGCAGCCAATACCCCCTCTTCAATTATGATTTATGGCAGTACCGGAACGGGCAAGGAATTAATCGTTCAATCCATACACAATGCCAGTGACAGACGTAATCAACCCTTTATTGCTCAAAACTGTGCGGCAATTCCTGCAACACTTTTGGAGAGTATCCTATTTGGGACAGTAAAAGGAAGCTTTACAGATGCGGAGGATCGATCTGGTCTGTTTGAGCTAGCCAATGGAGGTACCTTGTTTTTGGACGAAATCAACTCTATGCCAATTGAACTGCAGGCGAAGCTACTGCGGGTCTTGGAGGAGCATTCCATTCGGCGGGTGGGAGATATCAGAACACGGCCGGTGGATGTGAGAATTATTGCGGCCATGAACATGGACCCACTACAAGCAGTAGACCAACATCATTTGCGTAGTGATCTCTTTTATCGTTTAAGTGTCGTATCCCTACGGGTACCGGATCTAAGAGAACGGAAGGAAGATATCCCCTACTTGGTTGCATTTTTCATTAAGAAGTTTAACAAGAGACTTCAGAAAAAGGTTCAAGGTATTTCTAAAGAGGTCATTGAGATTTTTAATGCCCATCAATGGCCAGGAAATGTAAGAGAGCTAGAGCATATCATTGAAGGTGCTATGAATATTTTAGAGGATGATTTGATTCATGAGGAGGATCTGCCCTATTATATTCAGGATAGGATGAGGCTAAGGGGAATACAGGAAGGCATGGAGGATCACCTCTCTTTACGTGAACGATTGCAGTCAGTAGAGAAACAGTTGATAGAAAAGGCCCTTGGGGATACAAATAAAAATGTTTCCAAAGCCGCAAAGCAGCTTGCTATTCCAAGGCAAACTTTACAGTATAAGATGGAAAAGTTTAAAATAAAATAA